In Glycine max cultivar Williams 82 chromosome 7, Glycine_max_v4.0, whole genome shotgun sequence, a single window of DNA contains:
- the LOC100814208 gene encoding uncharacterized GPI-anchored protein At4g28100, with the protein MSLTLFLKTLFLFFPCYLCLLDSATTTTTLKPILLTPSKPATTIPAFPEQSDVSGCPLTLSDELFDGIKSACSGAKSGADMELHHSRCCPVLAAWLYSAYSATALGSMAGHSHSHSNNAHGHGHATSAYDMMPLLPDDSETCVNELGKALVVRGVELTKPNETCDVVYCFCGIRLHHLTCPDSFSVGQSGELVGDAIVRRLEKNCLSSSTNVNGLPGLGGCSKCLNTLYLLNKKTSNSSKAEDRTTKIHNKDCELMGLTWLLAKNRTAYMHTVSAVLRALMLNTDGSYPQSCSLNSDGMPLAVDSSEISDHSSSNNLQPPISLSLLFLCLLLLPMHLTMLSS; encoded by the exons ATGTCACTGACACTTTTCCTGAAGACCCTTTTCCTCTTCTTCCCTTGCTACCTGTGCCTCCTTgactcagcaacaacaacaacaacccttAAGCCCATTTTGCTAACCCCATCCAAGCCTGCAACGACAATCCCTGCATTCCCAGAACAATCTGATGTCTCAGGGTGCCCTCTCACCCTCTCAGATGAGCTCTTTGATGGGATCAAGAGTGCATGTAGTGGTGCCAAAAGTGGTGCTGACATGGAGCTCCACCACAGCAGGTGCTGTCCAGTGCTTGCAGCATGGTTGTATTCTGCATATTCTGCCACTGCACTAGGCAGCATGGCAGGCCATAGCCATAGCCATAGCAACAATGCTCATGGTCATGGCCATGCCACATCAGCATATGACATGATGCCTTTGCTCCCAGATGACTCCGAAACATGTGTGAATGAGCTGGGAAAGGCCTTGGTAGTGAGAGGGGTTGAGCTGACAAAGCCTAATGAGACTTGTGATGTGGTGTATTGCTTCTGTGGCATTAGGCTGCACCACTTGACATGCCCTGATTCATTTTCTGTTGGCCAAAGTGGGGAACTTGTTGGGGATGCAATTGTGAGAAGGTTGGAGAAGAATTGCTTGAGTAGCAGCACTAATGTCAATGGCTTACCAGGTCTTGGAGGGTGCTCTAAGTGCTTAAATACCCTCTATTTG CTTAACAAGAAGACTTCAAATTCAAGCAAAGCAGAAGACAGGACCACCAAGATCCACAACAAAGATTGTGAGCTTATGGGCTTGACATGGCTTCTGGCTAAAAATAGGACAGCTTATATGCACACGGTTTCTGCGGTTCTCCGTGCTTTGATGTTGAACACTGATGGCTCTTACCCTCAGTCCTGCTCTCTAAACAGTGATGGAATGCCTCTTGCAGTGGATTCATCGGAAATCTCTGATCACTCTTCATCAAACAACCTCCAACCACCcatctctctttctttgttATTCCTTTGTTTGTTACTACTGCCTATGCATTTAACAATGTTATCCTCATAG
- the LOC100813673 gene encoding cyclin-dependent kinase D-3 — MAELDLSKKVADRYLKREVLGEGTYGVVYKAIDTKTGQTVAIKKIRLGKQKEGVNFTALREIKLLKELKDPNIIELIDAFPHKGNLHLVFEFMETDLEAVIRDRNIVLSPSDIKSYLQMTLKGLAICHKKWVLHRDMKPNNLLIGSNGQLKLADFGLARVFGSPDRRFTHQVFARWYRAPELLFGTKQYGPGVDVWAAACIFAELLLRRPFLQGSSDIDQLGKIFAAFGTPSASQWPDMIFLPDYVEYQHVPAPPLRSLFPMASDDALDLLSKMFTYDPKARISVPQALEHRYFSSAPLPTDPVKLSRPAPKKESKVSDVISNEGPTVLSPPRKSRRVMPGRDGSEGNSLQGDKFDDSVVSVRQAAGDNMGKNEPAPMSLDFSLFGLKPPNRPTITSADRSHLKRKLDLEF, encoded by the exons ATGGCAGAACTCGATCTGTCCAAGAAAGTAGCCGATAGGTATCTCAAGCGTGAAGTCCTTGGTGAGGGTACATACGGTGTCGTTTACAAAGCCATTGATACCAAG ACAGGGCAGACGGTTGCAATTAAGAAGATCCGGCTTGGCAAGCAGAAAGAAGGGGTCAATTTTACGGCTCTCAGAGAAATTAAACTGCTTAAAGAGCTCAAAGATCCAAACATTATTGAGTTGATTGATGCCTTTCCACATAAAGGGAATTTGCATCTTGTGTTTGAGTTCATGGAGACGGACCTCGAAGCTGTTATACGGGACAGGAATATTGTTCTTTCACCTAGTGATATAAAATCTTACCTTCAGATGACATTAAAAGGCCTTGCTATTTGCCACAAGAAATGGGTGTTGCATAG GGATATGAAGCCAAATAACTTGTTGATAGGATCCAACGGACAGCTGAAACTTGCAGATTTTGGTTTAGCACGGGTATTTGGAAGCCCAGATCGCAGGTTCACTCATCAG GTGTTTGCTCGGTGGTATAGAGCACCTGAGCTATTATTTGGCACCAAGCAGTATGGTCCTGGGGTAGATGTTTGGGCTGCAGCTTGTATATTTGCTGAACTTCTTCTTCGTCGACCCTTCCTGCAG GGTTCAAGTGATATTGATCAATTAGGAAAGATTTTTGCAGCATTTGGAACTCCATCTGCTTCTCAGTGGCCTGATATGATTTTCCTTCCTGATTATGTTGAATATCAACATGTTCCTGCCCCACCTTTGCGTTCTTTATTTCCAATGGCTAGTGACGATGCCTTAGATTTGTTGTCAAAGATGTTTACTTATGATCCAAAGGCTAGAATATCTGTACCGCAGGCATTAGAGCACAG GTACTTCTCATCTGCGCCTCTGCCCACAGATCCTGTTAAGCTTTCAAGACCTGCTCCTAAGAAGGAATCTAAGGTTTCAGATGTAATTTCAAACGAAGGTCCTACTGTCTTGTCACCTCCAAGAAAGTCCAGGAGAGTAATGCCAGGGCGTGATGGGTCTGAAGGAAATTCTTTGCAAGGAGATAAGTTTGATGACAGTGTTGTTAGTGTCAGACAGGCAGCTGGTGATAATATGGGAAAGAATGAGCCAGCTCCAATGTCACtagatttttctctttttggattaaaacCTCCAAATAGACCTACAATTACCAG TGCTGACAGATcacatttaaaaagaaaattagatcTAGAGTTCTAG